A single Nomia melanderi isolate GNS246 chromosome 13, iyNomMela1, whole genome shotgun sequence DNA region contains:
- the LOC116431635 gene encoding uncharacterized protein LOC116431635 isoform X4, whose product MNELDSDSLTKLNTQLNRSMVLMDTTTDNEIRSPKSSKTIKINTKVQPSRLSNGSPGQRKSILKKSDIRNDERGDEIQEAEDVENNREILNNTNNDRVSMSMPITSRPRNIDDLVREENLIVESKNSTFNLDNLSDSEDMWVMDIPTTIDPRDLKGQTLVFGEKSKFKIKEEKYYAVNHDVKCNMTWVFNTGKVKSRYKPVHVKPMGAISVRRKLSGISKTKPMQIENSSVPFPENLKVRHPLFGVSYEGKVDKGTLK is encoded by the exons ATGAATGAGTTGGATAGTGATTCTTTGACAAAGTTGAATACACAGCTGAACAGATCTATGGTTTTAATGGATACTACAACAGACAATGAAATACGTTCACCAAAAAGtagtaaaaccataaaaattaatacaaaagttCAACCGAGTAGACTTTCTAATGGTTCTCCGGGGCAAAGGAAAAGTATTCTGAAGAAAAGTGACATAAGAAATGATGAAAGAGGAGATGAAATACAAGAAGCAGAAGACGtagaaaataatagagaaatattaaataatactaataatgatAGAGTATCAATGAGTATGCCAATTACTTCTAGACCTCGAAAT ATCGATGATTTGGTcagagaagaaaatttaattgtagaatctaaaaattctacatttaatTTAGATAATCTTTCTGACAGTGAAGACATGTGGGTAATGGATATTCCTACAACA ATAGATCCAAGAGATCTTAAGGGACAGACATTAGTGTTTGGAGAAAAgtcaaaatttaaaattaaagaagaGAAATATTACGCAGTGAATCATGATGTTAAGTGCAATATGACTTGGGTATTTAATACTGGAAAAGTGAAATCAAGATATAAACCAG TTCATGTGAAGCCAATGGGCGCGATCAGCGTTAGGCGGAAACTTTCAGGTATTTCGAAAACAAAACCCATGCAAATAGAAAATTCTAGCGTACCATTTCCTGAAAATCTGAAAGTCCGTCATCCTTTATTTGGTGTAAGTTATGAAGGTAAAGTCGATAAGGGTACACTAAAGTAA
- the LOC116431635 gene encoding uncharacterized protein LOC116431635 isoform X2, whose product MLLPNSMNELDSDSLTKLNTQLNRSMVLMDTTTDNEIRSPKSSKTIKINTKVQPSRLSNGSPGQRKSILKKSDIRNDERGDEIQEAEDVENNREILNNTNNDRVSMSMPITSRPRNIDDLVREENLIVESKNSTFNLDNLSDSEDMWVMDIPTTIDPRDLKGQTLVFGEKSKFKIKEEKYYAVNHDVKCNMTWVFNTGKVKSRYKPVHVKPMGAISVRRKLSGISKTKPMQIENSSVPFPENLKVRHPLFGVSYEGKVDKGTLK is encoded by the exons ATGC TTTTGCCAAACAGCATGAATGAGTTGGATAGTGATTCTTTGACAAAGTTGAATACACAGCTGAACAGATCTATGGTTTTAATGGATACTACAACAGACAATGAAATACGTTCACCAAAAAGtagtaaaaccataaaaattaatacaaaagttCAACCGAGTAGACTTTCTAATGGTTCTCCGGGGCAAAGGAAAAGTATTCTGAAGAAAAGTGACATAAGAAATGATGAAAGAGGAGATGAAATACAAGAAGCAGAAGACGtagaaaataatagagaaatattaaataatactaataatgatAGAGTATCAATGAGTATGCCAATTACTTCTAGACCTCGAAAT ATCGATGATTTGGTcagagaagaaaatttaattgtagaatctaaaaattctacatttaatTTAGATAATCTTTCTGACAGTGAAGACATGTGGGTAATGGATATTCCTACAACA ATAGATCCAAGAGATCTTAAGGGACAGACATTAGTGTTTGGAGAAAAgtcaaaatttaaaattaaagaagaGAAATATTACGCAGTGAATCATGATGTTAAGTGCAATATGACTTGGGTATTTAATACTGGAAAAGTGAAATCAAGATATAAACCAG TTCATGTGAAGCCAATGGGCGCGATCAGCGTTAGGCGGAAACTTTCAGGTATTTCGAAAACAAAACCCATGCAAATAGAAAATTCTAGCGTACCATTTCCTGAAAATCTGAAAGTCCGTCATCCTTTATTTGGTGTAAGTTATGAAGGTAAAGTCGATAAGGGTACACTAAAGTAA
- the LOC116431635 gene encoding uncharacterized protein LOC116431635 isoform X1, whose translation MCFVYIRRNMNELDSDSLTKLNTQLNRSMVLMDTTTDNEIRSPKSSKTIKINTKVQPSRLSNGSPGQRKSILKKSDIRNDERGDEIQEAEDVENNREILNNTNNDRVSMSMPITSRPRNIDDLVREENLIVESKNSTFNLDNLSDSEDMWVMDIPTTIDPRDLKGQTLVFGEKSKFKIKEEKYYAVNHDVKCNMTWVFNTGKVKSRYKPVHVKPMGAISVRRKLSGISKTKPMQIENSSVPFPENLKVRHPLFGVSYEGKVDKGTLK comes from the exons ATGTGTTTTGTATACATCAGGAGAAA CATGAATGAGTTGGATAGTGATTCTTTGACAAAGTTGAATACACAGCTGAACAGATCTATGGTTTTAATGGATACTACAACAGACAATGAAATACGTTCACCAAAAAGtagtaaaaccataaaaattaatacaaaagttCAACCGAGTAGACTTTCTAATGGTTCTCCGGGGCAAAGGAAAAGTATTCTGAAGAAAAGTGACATAAGAAATGATGAAAGAGGAGATGAAATACAAGAAGCAGAAGACGtagaaaataatagagaaatattaaataatactaataatgatAGAGTATCAATGAGTATGCCAATTACTTCTAGACCTCGAAAT ATCGATGATTTGGTcagagaagaaaatttaattgtagaatctaaaaattctacatttaatTTAGATAATCTTTCTGACAGTGAAGACATGTGGGTAATGGATATTCCTACAACA ATAGATCCAAGAGATCTTAAGGGACAGACATTAGTGTTTGGAGAAAAgtcaaaatttaaaattaaagaagaGAAATATTACGCAGTGAATCATGATGTTAAGTGCAATATGACTTGGGTATTTAATACTGGAAAAGTGAAATCAAGATATAAACCAG TTCATGTGAAGCCAATGGGCGCGATCAGCGTTAGGCGGAAACTTTCAGGTATTTCGAAAACAAAACCCATGCAAATAGAAAATTCTAGCGTACCATTTCCTGAAAATCTGAAAGTCCGTCATCCTTTATTTGGTGTAAGTTATGAAGGTAAAGTCGATAAGGGTACACTAAAGTAA
- the LOC116431635 gene encoding uncharacterized protein LOC116431635 isoform X3, giving the protein MRNMNELDSDSLTKLNTQLNRSMVLMDTTTDNEIRSPKSSKTIKINTKVQPSRLSNGSPGQRKSILKKSDIRNDERGDEIQEAEDVENNREILNNTNNDRVSMSMPITSRPRNIDDLVREENLIVESKNSTFNLDNLSDSEDMWVMDIPTTIDPRDLKGQTLVFGEKSKFKIKEEKYYAVNHDVKCNMTWVFNTGKVKSRYKPVHVKPMGAISVRRKLSGISKTKPMQIENSSVPFPENLKVRHPLFGVSYEGKVDKGTLK; this is encoded by the exons ATGCGTAA CATGAATGAGTTGGATAGTGATTCTTTGACAAAGTTGAATACACAGCTGAACAGATCTATGGTTTTAATGGATACTACAACAGACAATGAAATACGTTCACCAAAAAGtagtaaaaccataaaaattaatacaaaagttCAACCGAGTAGACTTTCTAATGGTTCTCCGGGGCAAAGGAAAAGTATTCTGAAGAAAAGTGACATAAGAAATGATGAAAGAGGAGATGAAATACAAGAAGCAGAAGACGtagaaaataatagagaaatattaaataatactaataatgatAGAGTATCAATGAGTATGCCAATTACTTCTAGACCTCGAAAT ATCGATGATTTGGTcagagaagaaaatttaattgtagaatctaaaaattctacatttaatTTAGATAATCTTTCTGACAGTGAAGACATGTGGGTAATGGATATTCCTACAACA ATAGATCCAAGAGATCTTAAGGGACAGACATTAGTGTTTGGAGAAAAgtcaaaatttaaaattaaagaagaGAAATATTACGCAGTGAATCATGATGTTAAGTGCAATATGACTTGGGTATTTAATACTGGAAAAGTGAAATCAAGATATAAACCAG TTCATGTGAAGCCAATGGGCGCGATCAGCGTTAGGCGGAAACTTTCAGGTATTTCGAAAACAAAACCCATGCAAATAGAAAATTCTAGCGTACCATTTCCTGAAAATCTGAAAGTCCGTCATCCTTTATTTGGTGTAAGTTATGAAGGTAAAGTCGATAAGGGTACACTAAAGTAA
- the Hmgcl gene encoding hydroxymethylglutaryl-CoA lyase — translation MFKTCNINNIGSSIRHLRKFSDFVKVVEVGARDGLQNEKNIVPTEIKVDFINKLSETGLKSIEVTSFVSPKWIPQMADNVHVFQMINKVPNISYPVLVPNIKGLESALKAGVKEIAVFSAASESFSKKNTNCSINDSIKNIEGVIEKAKIHDIKVRGYVSCIAGCPYEGETKASMVANISELMLQLGCYEISLGDTIGVGTPVKIKEVLHELKHISDSMNKFALHCHDTYGQALVNIYTGLEYGIRIFDSSVAGLGGCPYAAGASGNIATEDLLYLLHGQGMETGVNLDKIVKIGNFISNHLERKNQSKAGVAILAKEQAKTRV, via the coding sequence atgtttaaaacttgtaatattaacaatataggCAGTTCTATTAGACACTTAAGAAAATTTAGTGATTTTGTAAAAGTAGTTGAAGTTGGAGCCAGGGACGGACTGCagaatgagaaaaatattgtgCCAACTGAGATTAAAGttgatttcattaataaattatcagaaACTGGATTAAAGAGTATAGAAGTAACCAGTTTTGTGTCTCCAAAATGGATTCCACAAATGGCAGACAATGTTCATGTTTTTCAAATGATTAACAAGGTGCCTAATATTTCATATCCTGTATTGGTGCCTAACATAAAAGGCCTAGAAAGTGCTTTAAAAGCTGGTGTAAAAGAGATAGCTGTTTTTAGTGCAGCATCTGAAAGTTTTTCCAAAAAGAATACTAATTGTTCTATCAATGATAGCATAAAGAATATTGAAGGAGTTATTGAAAAAGCTAAGATACATGATATTAAAGTTAGAGGCTACGTATCTTGCATTGCTGGCTGCCCCTACGAGGGTGAAACCAAAGCATCAATGGTAGCTAATATATCCGAATTGATGTTACAACTTGGATGCTATGAAATTTCTTTAGGGGATACAATTGGCGTAGGAACTCCTGTGAAAATAAAGGAAGTTCTGCACGAATTAAAACACATATCAGATAGCATGAATAAATTTGCTCTTCACTGCCATGATACTTATGGCCAGGCTctggtaaatatttatactggCCTTGAATATGGTATAAGGATATTTGATTCATCGGTTGCTGGATTGGGAGGGTGTCCATATGCAGCTGGTGCTTCTGGAAATATTGCTACTGAAGACTTGCTTTATCTTCTCCATGGGCAAGGGATGGAAACGGGAGTAAACCTcgataaaatagtaaaaatcgGGAATTTTATTAGTAATCACCTCGAAAGGAAAAATCAATCAAAGGCAGGTGTTGCGATTCTTGCGAAAGAACAAGCGAAAACACGtgtataa
- the LOC116431630 gene encoding armadillo-like helical domain-containing protein 3: MAMRKRSGSGSKRQHKGKLVPIYESFFKGEDLTLAHPNFWNELFLIKPMVPHIESEILHMTAEQLNASKENLNALVCHCVDTLVDEHPFRVVYALQTLAAVIQSMYKKASQGDCGFNLIDILVGFDSAEQRMTTLMQHCNNFLTGEYPDSLKALCLKLLLIIVTGMDNVSQNTLLEYVMLNSVFESLVQLLRDTTARNRHGHDAVLLLTLLVNYRKHERANPYIVKLSILDDELALNGYGQVISSSLMDFCRQFAQQRAEIQASWLSSLTSIVGSIFVGEEEAKTQQVRANNALLLALYESTHLNRNFVTTLAYTQSDTSAPPSPNNTLGPNAVAPGAQLPDVMAQPFNLLATFLQYCSIVMQVIRTEAIMSNVKLCFLILSCIAEDQYANSLMHDANLAFRVQLHRVPMHHRKIQDKAAPVQPLAATLLDLLVEFVTSHMMKKFPLELYHHCIGVLQRLLCYQKRCRVRLGYQWRDLWTALINLLKFLTTHESHLIKKMNIFPLAIQVVNILNLFITYGDTFLSSPSSYDELFYEIIRMRLIFTNLNAMALRYSTSESYEYKEHALKLTNCLVNMRDIVNHFPPKIAAWLASESLSTPTEQQILAIIIQNYDSLTLKLQDNLDQYERYSEKPDHVAFFEEMVTGVVIDTRGSIDLSTLDTQAILQELSNIS, from the exons ATGGCTATGAGAAAACGGAGTGGTTCAGGCTCTAAACGCCAACACAAGGGAAAGCTAGTACCAATCTATGAGAGCTTTTTTAAAGGAGAAGATCTGACATTAGCTCATCCAAATTTTTGGAATGAATTGTTCCTTATAAAACCCATG GTTCCACATATAGAAAGTGAAATTTTACACATGACTGCAGAACAATTAAACGCAagcaaagaaaatttaaatgccTTGGTCTGCCATTGCGTGGATACATTAGTTGATGAACATCCTTTCAGAGTTGTGTATGCTCTACAAACATTAGCAGCTGTTATACAATCCATGTATAAGAAAGCTAGTCAAGGGGACTGTGGATTTAACTTAATCGATATCCTAGTAGGATTTGATTCTGCTGAACAAAGGATGACAACTTTAATGCAACattgcaataattttttaacag GTGAATACCCTGATAGCTTAAAAGCTTTATGCTTAaagttattgttaattattgtaaCCGGCATGGACAACGTTAGTCAGAACACTTTGTTGGAGTACGTTATGCTTAATAGTGTTTTTGAATCTCTGGTTCAA ttgctgAGAGACACAACAGCTAGAAATCGCCATGGCCATGACGCAGTATTGCTCTTAACACTTCTAGTCAATTATAGAAAGCATGAAAGAGCGAATCCTTACATTGTTAAATTGTCAATTCTAGATGATGAACTAGCTCTGAACGGATATGGCCAAGTAATATCGAGTTCATTGATGGACTTTTGTAGACAATTTGCTCAGCAAAGAGCAG AAATACAAGCATCTTGGCTGTCTTCCTTGACTAGTATAGTTGGAAGTATATTTGTTGGAGAGGAGGAAGCAAAAACGCAACAAGTCCGCGCAAATAATGCATTGTTATTAGCACTCTATGAATCTACACACTTGAATCGTAATTTTGTGACTACCTTGGCTTACACTCAAAGCGATACGAGTGCTCCGCCTTCTCCGAATAATACGTTAGGGCCAAACGCCGTAGCACCTGGAGCACAATTACCCGACGTAATGGCTCAACCATTTAATTTGTTGGCGACGTTCTTACAGTATTG TTCAATAGTTATGCAAGTGATTAGAACAGAGGCAATAATGAGTAATGTCAAATTGTGCTTCCTTATATTAAGCTGCATTGCTGAAGATCAATATGCAAACAGTCTGATGCATGATGCAAACTTGGCTTTCAGAGTACAACTACATAGAGTACCAATGCATCATAGGAAGATTCAAGACAAAGCGGCACCCGTGCAACCATTGGCTGCTACATTACTTG ATTTGCTGGTCGAATTTGTTACATCGCACATGATGAAAAAATTCCCGCTTGAACTTTATCATCACTGCATCGGGGTTTTACAAAGGTTGCTCTGTTATCAAAAAAGATGCAGAGTTAGACTTGGTTATCAATGGAGGGATCTTTGGACAGCATTGATCAATTTACTCAAATTTTTAACCACTCATGAAAGTCACCTtattaagaaaatgaatattttcccgTTAGCCATTCAG gttgtgaatattttaaatttgtttatcacTTATGGAGACACGTTTCTATCTTCACCGAGTAGCTACGATGAATTGTTTTACGAGATAATACGAATGAGGCTTATTTTTACGAATTTAAATGCAATGG CACTCCGATATTCGACAAGCGAATCTTATGAGTACAAGGAACATGCACTAAAATTAACAAACTGTTTGGTAAACATGAGAGATATAGTGAATCATTTCCCACCAAAAATAGCAGCATGGTTAGCCAGTGAAAGTTTATCTACTCCCACGGAACAACAGATTCTAGCAATCATAATACAGAATTATGACAGCCTTACGTTAAAGTTGCAAGATAATTTAGATCAGTACGAAAGATATTCCGAGAAGCCAGATCACGTTGCATTCTTCGAAGAAatg gTAACCGGAGTCGTAATTGACACAAGAGGATCAATAGATTTGAGTACCTTAGATACACAGGCAATATTACAGGAATTATCGAATATTTCGTAA